One stretch of bacterium DNA includes these proteins:
- a CDS encoding T9SS type A sorting domain-containing protein, which produces PFNPTTNFVFSIPRTQRVEIRVFNTLGRQVATLVDDVMSAGRYEVRFDAGLMASGMYFYRMKTDNFSDVKKMLLLR; this is translated from the coding sequence TCCGTTCAATCCGACGACGAATTTCGTGTTCTCGATTCCGCGTACGCAACGGGTCGAAATTCGCGTCTTCAACACTCTGGGCCGGCAAGTGGCCACGCTGGTGGACGACGTGATGAGCGCGGGCCGCTATGAAGTCCGGTTTGACGCGGGACTGATGGCCTCGGGGATGTACTTCTACCGCATGAAGACGGACAACTTCAGCGACGTGAAGAAGATGCT